The following are encoded in a window of Zymoseptoria tritici IPO323 chromosome 4, whole genome shotgun sequence genomic DNA:
- the CYP-36 gene encoding putative P450 monooxygenase (P450 monooxygenase putatively acting on a terpene compound or moiety. Similar to three P450s that are part of uncharacterized fungal clusters containing terpene biosynthetic genes. Similarity with these p450s was found by multiple seq alignment and NJ cluster analysis.. ...), with amino-acid sequence MSQVVQAAQEPSRYAFEQSIDNATVLEPVSVDTPIPADFSILNSKAVLGFSLLVIILVTRLFGQKKKLPAGAKPLPKLPGIPWIGRFWGIPISGAEAAWHFGDFHKSYGPIYEWLTFGVTHIWIENDKIARDLLVHRGKLYGDRHELPAAVGVKGGSEILPLMGIGENFWRHKNFIHTIMRHSSQAGFWDAPVTENKHTLRRLLDSPDTWSESIITHCARVVATIAWGDPKHGTKLLTVVPQLLKAVSPEGPLPNLLPFLMHLPAAISPFKKAEAERKRIMQEAFYEAQQDVMARMKAGTAGQSWSRIWLENEKGMEKSKLDQHEAAHAVGTNSFVAIATIGSPLHSFFTAICHYPSWLPRIQEEVDRVCGDRLPTMKDIPNLPVVRAVCKETLRWRQPTPLGVPHITTEDDVYDGYFIPKGAMVHANHYLISREEATYPEGNEWRPERWLEPSWPTYKEPLTEYPTLRGDPGFGYGTRSCPGTDLVMTELYTLIASLVWAFDIKRKEGRAGYDNPVPWYETNPFVITMAKPFPCNITVRSEEKRRFIQNGCPDGGFLVRNPKEEDLNRWDVFRGDGKPFEWAGLTAPLSNFNTRSYSQGV; translated from the exons ATGTCTCAAGTCGTCCAAGCCGCTCAGGAGCCCTCGCGCTATGCGTTTGAGCAATCGATTGATAATGCCACAGTGTTGGAGCCAGTGAGCGTCGACACGCCTATTCCAGCGGACTTTTCCATACTCAATTCGAAAGCTGTCCTTGGATTCTCACTTCTGGTCATCATTCTTGTTACCCGCCTGTTCGGACAGAAGAAGAAATTGCCGGCTGGTGCGAAACCGCTTCCCAAGCTGCCAG GCATTCCGTGGATTGGTCGTTTCTGGGGCATCCCAATCTCTGGAGCAGAGGCAGCATGGCACTTCGGCGACTTCCACAAGTCGTATGGCCCAATCTACGAGTGGCTCACGTTCGGAGTGACTCACATCTGGATCGAAAATGACAAGATTGCCCGAGACCTTCTTGTCCATCGCGGAAAGCTTTATGGTGACCGACACGAACTTCCAGCAGCTGTCGGAGTGAAAGGTGGCTCGGAGATTCTGCCACTCATGGGGATCGGCGAGAACTTCTGGCGACACAAGAACTTCATTCACACCATCATGAGACATTCATCTCAAGCCGGCTTCTGGGATGCACCTGTGACGGAGAACAAACACACTCTTCGACGTCTGCTCGACTCTCCTGATACATGGTCGGAAAGTATCATCACCCATTGCGCTCGCGTGGTCGCCACGATCGCCTGGGGTGATCCAAAGCACGGCACCAAGCTTCTCACCGTCGTACCTCAGCTTCTCAAAGCCGTATCACCAGAAGGACCACTTCCCAACCTTTTGCCATTCCTCATGCATCTTCCGGCCGCCATCTCTCCATTCAAgaaagccgaagccgaacgaAAGCGGATCATGCAGGAGGCATTTTACGAGGCACAGCAGGATGTCATGGCTCGGATGAAGGCAGGTACTGCAGGGCAGTCATGGTCAAGAATCTGGCTGGAGAACGAGAAGGGTATGGAGAAGAGCAAGCTGGATCAACACGAGGCAGCACATGCTGTTGGCACAAACTCCTtcgtcgccatcgccaccatCGGCTCACCACTTCACTCGTTCTTCACAGCCATCTGCCACTACCCGTCGTGGTTGCCTCGCATCCAGGAAGAAGTCGACCGCGTTTGTGGAGATCGACTGCCAACCATGAAAGACATTCCAAACTTGCCTGTCGTCCGCGCAGTCTGCAAAGAGACTCTCCGCTGGCGCCAACCAACACCTCTTGGTGTGCCGCACATCACCACCGAGGACGATGTCTACGACGGCTACTTCATTCCCAAGGGCGCCATGGTCCACGCCAACCACTATCTGATCAGCCGAGAGGAGGCCACATACCCTGAAGGCAATGAGTGGCGACCCGAACGCTGGCTCGAGCCTTCGTGGCCGACCTACAAGGAGCCACTCACCGAGTATCCTACTCTCCGCGGCGATCCTGGTTTCGGCTATGGCACTCGCTCATGCCCAGGAACCGATCTCGTCATGACCGAGCTGTACACCCTCATCGCATCTCTGGTGTGGGCGTTCGATATCAAGCGCAAGGAGGGCCGCGCAGGCTACGACAACCCTGTTCCCTGGTACGAGACAAATCCATTTGTCATCACCATGGCCAAGCCGTTTCCCTGCAATATCACGGTCCGCAGCGAAGAGAAGAGGCGGTTCATCCAGAATGGCTGCCCAGATGGTGGCTTCCTGGTGAGGAAcccgaaggaagaggacctcAACCGATGGGATGTCTTCCGCGGAGATGGCAAGCCATTTGAGTGGGCTGGACTGACTGCTCCTCTGTCGAACTTCAACACGCGGTCGTACTCTCAGGGTGTGTAA
- a CDS encoding chitinase glycoside hydrolase family 18, with translation MGSHRHKLTELVREATSSVIAHSERLSGHRDKNRTPASAGRVVVYHQTHHQPNDGPPVSLLPLISNNTGVTHVIIAAIHLNDPAGNITLNDHPPDHERFNTLWGEVAWLQASGVKCMGLLGGAAQGSFGRLDGEDVARFESYYIPLRDMIRKHGLNGLDLDIEEPTSLPGTIRLIDRLRADFGSDFIITLAPVATGLLPNQPHLSGPAFEYRQLEQMRGHEIAWYNTQFYCGWGDAGTTSWYDAIISVGWNPSKVVMGLITNPANGAGHVEWPRQRPVLQALRQKYPNFGGVMGWEYFNALPGGNEKPWEWVKNMGDVMGAPIVHPPPPQQQVPFRPYGQPGPAQLPQPAHNFPAESIATLKDLGFNEQQAVAALNSTGGNVEYAAGLLFQD, from the exons ATGGGTAGCCACCGCCATAAGCTCACCGAGCTCGTTCGCGAGGCAACTTCCTCCGTGATTGCTCACTCAGAACGACTGTCCGGCCACCGCGATAAGAATCGCACGCCAGCTTCTGCGGGAAGAGTAGTGGTCTATCACCAAACACATCATCAACCGAATGATGGTCCGCCAGTGTCCCTGCTGCCTTTGATCAGCAATAACACAGGAGTCACGCATGTGATCATTGCCGCGATTCACCTCAATGACCCAGCCGGTAACATTACTCTCAATGATCATCCGCCAGATCATGAACGCTTCAACACGCTGTGGGGCGAGGTGGCCTGGCTTCAAGCAAGTGGTGTGAAATGTATGGGACTGCTCGGTGGCGCTGCGCAAGGATCTTTCGGCCGATTAGATGGCGAAGATGTTGCGCGCTTTGAATC GTACTACATTCCTCTGCGAGACATGATCCGCAAACACGGACTCAATGGACTCGATCTTGACATCGAAGAACCTACTTCTCTCCCGGGAACTATCCGTCTCATAGATCGGCTCCGAGCAGACTTTGGCAgcgacttcatcatcacaCTCGCGCCGGTCGCCACCGGTTTATTACCTAACCAACCGCATCTCTCTGGCCCAGCGTTCGAATATAGACAACTGGAACAAATGCGAGGACATGAGATCGCATGGTATAAC ACACAATTCTACTGCGGCTGGGGCGACGCAGGCACAACAAGCTGGTACGATGCCATCATCAGCGTCGGCTGGAATCCCTCAAAAGTCGTAATGGGCCTCATCACCAACCCGGCCAACGGCGCCGGCCACGTCGAATGGCCACGTCAACGACCTGTCCTCCAAGCTCTGCGGCAGAAATATCCCAACTTCGGCGGTGTGATGGGATGGGAGTACTTCAACGCTTTGCCAGGAGGTAATGAGAAGCCATGGGAGTGGGTGAAGAACATGGGAGATGTGATGGGAGCGCCGATTGtgcatcctccgccgccacagCAGCAGGTCCCGTTCAGACCGTACGGGCAACCGGGACCTGCTCAGCTACCGCAGCCAGCGCACAATTTTCCGGCGGAGAGTATAGCGACGCTCAAGGATTTGGGATTCAATGAGCAGCAGGCCGTTGCTGCGTTGAACTCGACTGGCGGGAACGTAGAGTACGCAGCGGGATTGCTGTTTCAGGATTGA